Proteins from a single region of Streptomyces sp. TN58:
- the nucS gene encoding endonuclease NucS, which produces MRLVIARCSVDYAGRLTAHLPSAPRLILVKADGSVSIHADDRAYKPLNWMSPPCTLKEGSGDDAGVWTVVNKAGEKLIITMEEVLHDSSHELGTDPGLIKDGVEAHLQELLADRIETLGDGYTLIRREYMTAIGPVDILCRDASGATVAVEIKRRGEIDGVEQLTRYLELLNRDPHLAPVRGVFAAQEIKPQAKVLATDRGMDCVVLDYDALRGIEDDKLRLF; this is translated from the coding sequence ATGCGTCTCGTGATTGCCCGCTGCTCCGTCGACTATGCGGGCCGCCTCACCGCCCATCTGCCCTCGGCACCCCGTCTCATCCTCGTGAAGGCCGACGGCAGTGTCTCGATCCACGCGGACGACCGGGCGTACAAACCGCTCAACTGGATGTCGCCGCCGTGCACCCTCAAAGAGGGGAGCGGTGACGACGCCGGTGTGTGGACGGTCGTCAACAAGGCGGGCGAGAAGCTCATCATCACCATGGAAGAAGTGCTCCACGACTCCTCCCACGAGCTGGGCACCGACCCGGGGCTGATCAAGGACGGCGTGGAGGCGCACCTCCAGGAGCTGCTCGCCGACCGGATCGAGACGCTGGGCGACGGCTACACGCTGATCCGGCGTGAGTACATGACGGCGATCGGCCCGGTGGACATCCTGTGCCGGGACGCCTCGGGCGCGACGGTGGCCGTGGAGATCAAGCGGCGCGGCGAGATCGACGGCGTGGAGCAGCTGACCCGCTACCTGGAGCTGCTCAACCGGGATCCGCACCTGGCCCCGGTCCGGGGCGTCTTCGCCGCGCAGGAGATCAAGCCGCAGGCGAAGGTGCTGGCGACGGACCGCGGGATGGACTGCGTGGTGCTGGACTACGACGCCCTGCGCGGCATCGAGGACGACAAGCTGCGCCTGTTCTGA
- a CDS encoding SCO5389 family protein: MSLDVSPALLEQAERGEVDEAAFVDCVRTSLPFAWEMISSLVAQLKVDGGQFADNQTPPPDEQARGQLLRALASDAIRGALQRHFGVRLAFQNCHRVAVFPLDPSVDDRLAKFTSIRGQLLNQSPELRDC, encoded by the coding sequence ATGTCGCTCGACGTCTCACCGGCCCTACTCGAACAGGCCGAGCGAGGCGAGGTCGACGAAGCCGCCTTCGTCGACTGCGTCCGGACCTCCCTGCCCTTCGCATGGGAGATGATCAGCTCGCTGGTGGCCCAGCTGAAGGTGGACGGCGGCCAGTTCGCCGACAACCAGACGCCGCCGCCCGACGAGCAGGCGCGTGGGCAGCTGCTGCGCGCACTCGCGAGTGACGCGATACGCGGTGCGCTGCAGCGGCACTTCGGAGTGCGCCTGGCATTCCAGAACTGCCACCGGGTGGCGGTCTTCCCGCTGGATCCCTCGGTGGACGACCGGCTGGCCAAGTTCACTTCGATCCGCGGCCAGCTGCTCAACCAGTCGCCGGAACTGCGGGACTGCTGA
- a CDS encoding LLM class flavin-dependent oxidoreductase, with the protein MRVGAFVLAAQFPGQGQGEALHRAVRTAEVAEEAGLDSVWLAEHHFVPYGVCPSAVTLAGLLLGRTRRLRVGTAVSVLPSAHPVALGEQAALLHLASGGRFSLGVGRGGPWVDLEVFGGGLEAYEKGFPESLDLLRRWLTQARVGAAGERYAFREVAVVPRPSEALDGDGSGPEVIVACTSPSSVRMAARRGLPMLLGMHCGDENKAEMVALWRSTALAAGHSPEHVAAAGHVSAGVCQIADSASDARETLLKSMPGWLKLGLDAHVTVDGRVRAMRDPLAYTELLCDLHPVGTPELAADRLAATAARTGITRFALLTEGSGDLAATEENVRRLGAEVLPRLGRDLPAPALLSSPAVPATG; encoded by the coding sequence ATGCGCGTAGGAGCGTTTGTACTGGCGGCCCAGTTCCCGGGCCAGGGACAGGGTGAGGCACTGCACCGGGCGGTGCGGACCGCCGAGGTGGCGGAGGAGGCCGGGCTGGACTCCGTCTGGCTGGCCGAGCACCACTTCGTCCCGTACGGCGTCTGCCCGTCGGCGGTGACCCTCGCGGGGCTGCTGCTGGGCCGGACCCGACGGCTCCGGGTGGGTACGGCCGTGAGCGTACTGCCGAGCGCGCACCCGGTCGCCCTGGGCGAGCAGGCGGCGCTGCTGCACCTGGCCTCGGGGGGCCGCTTCTCTCTCGGGGTGGGGCGCGGCGGGCCGTGGGTGGACCTGGAGGTCTTCGGCGGCGGTCTGGAGGCCTACGAGAAGGGCTTCCCGGAGTCCCTGGACCTGCTGCGGCGGTGGCTCACGCAGGCGCGGGTCGGCGCCGCCGGCGAACGGTACGCCTTCCGCGAGGTGGCGGTCGTACCGCGGCCGTCGGAGGCCCTGGACGGGGACGGGTCGGGGCCGGAGGTGATCGTGGCCTGCACCTCGCCCTCGTCGGTGCGGATGGCCGCGCGGCGGGGCCTGCCGATGCTGCTGGGCATGCACTGCGGGGACGAGAACAAGGCCGAGATGGTCGCGCTGTGGCGCAGCACGGCACTCGCGGCGGGCCACTCCCCCGAGCACGTGGCCGCGGCCGGGCACGTGTCCGCCGGGGTGTGCCAGATCGCGGACAGCGCCTCGGACGCGCGCGAGACCCTGCTGAAGTCCATGCCGGGCTGGCTCAAGCTCGGCCTGGACGCGCACGTGACCGTGGACGGCCGCGTGCGCGCGATGCGGGATCCGCTCGCGTACACGGAACTGCTCTGCGACCTGCACCCGGTGGGCACCCCTGAGCTGGCGGCGGACCGGCTGGCGGCCACCGCCGCGCGCACGGGCATCACGCGGTTCGCCCTCCTGACGGAGGGTTCGGGAGATCTCGCCGCGACGGAGGAGAACGTACGACGGCTCGGCGCCGAAGTCCTGCCCCGTCTCGGCCGAGATCTACCGGCTCCGGCCCTGCTCAGCAGTCCCGCAGTTCCGGCGACTGGTTGA
- a CDS encoding ABC transporter permease — translation MTPTTATPDQPRTYSSPLPTPRPHLGHALASEWTKLISIRSTLWTLGALVVTVVGIGLLFVAQTVDRDYESISFTTPALFGLMVGQVAVMVLGVLTIASEHATGLVRTTFTAAPDRFRVLTAKYLVFSATAFVVTALSVFVVGIAAMLAHGGSAAGPHAAREWLGALAGCLYVTLLGVLALAIGALVRHSAGAIAVMLGVVTLPPVFGAMLMIWEPVAPVGELVLQRNVPVALSQLFGMQEGGDLGPAPSDLSQVLIILLVTGAAVAASYAMVGRRDV, via the coding sequence ATGACCCCGACGACCGCGACGCCGGATCAGCCGCGGACCTACAGCTCTCCGCTGCCCACCCCGCGGCCGCACCTGGGGCACGCCCTCGCGTCGGAGTGGACCAAGCTGATCTCGATCCGCTCCACCCTGTGGACGCTGGGCGCCCTCGTGGTGACCGTCGTCGGCATCGGGCTGCTCTTCGTCGCCCAGACCGTGGACCGGGACTACGAGTCCATCTCCTTCACCACGCCCGCCCTCTTCGGCCTGATGGTCGGGCAGGTCGCGGTGATGGTCCTCGGTGTGCTCACGATCGCCTCGGAGCACGCCACCGGCCTGGTGCGCACCACGTTCACCGCCGCCCCGGACCGCTTCCGCGTGCTCACCGCGAAGTACCTCGTCTTCAGCGCCACGGCCTTCGTCGTCACCGCGCTGTCCGTCTTCGTGGTCGGGATCGCCGCCATGCTCGCCCACGGCGGGTCCGCGGCCGGCCCGCACGCGGCGCGCGAGTGGCTGGGCGCCCTGGCCGGCTGCCTCTACGTGACCCTGCTCGGGGTGCTCGCGCTCGCGATCGGCGCGCTCGTGCGGCACTCGGCGGGGGCGATCGCCGTCATGCTGGGCGTGGTCACGCTGCCGCCGGTGTTCGGGGCCATGCTCATGATCTGGGAGCCCGTGGCCCCCGTCGGGGAACTCGTCCTCCAGCGCAACGTGCCGGTGGCGCTGAGCCAGCTCTTCGGCATGCAGGAGGGCGGCGACCTCGGCCCGGCGCCGAGCGACCTCTCCCAGGTGCTGATCATCCTGCTGGTCACGGGAGCGGCCGTGGCCGCCTCCTACGCCATGGTCGGCCGCCGGGACGTCTAG
- a CDS encoding ABC transporter ATP-binding protein: protein MIEAVGLTKRYGAKTAVDQLSFQVKPGHVTGFLGPNGSGKSTTMRMILGLDRPTSGHVTINGLPFRELPNAQRHVGALLDAKAVHGGRRARTHLLSIAQLSGIPEKRVDEVLAVVGLKDAARQRTKGFSLGMGQRLGIATALLGDPQVLLFDEPVNGLDPEGILWVRNLMRRLAAEGRTVFVSSHLMSEMALTADHLIVIGRGRLLADMGTQDFIAHNSAGFARVRAADTDPDGREKLGRALVKAGGRVLQEPDGALRVTGLELPGISDLAHAAGVRLWELSPHRASLEEAYMRMTQSAVEYTSTEDPRAELWEQDPLALPAWEDGPAAPEVPQAGFFAPPPPGAGGKPFLMPSKPGELASTAKDSAEDPR, encoded by the coding sequence ATGATCGAGGCAGTCGGCCTGACCAAGCGCTACGGCGCGAAGACCGCCGTCGACCAGTTGTCCTTCCAGGTCAAGCCGGGTCACGTGACGGGCTTCCTGGGGCCCAACGGCTCCGGGAAGTCCACGACCATGCGCATGATCCTGGGCCTCGACCGGCCCACCTCTGGTCATGTCACGATCAACGGCCTCCCCTTCCGGGAGCTGCCGAACGCCCAGCGGCACGTCGGGGCCCTGCTCGATGCCAAGGCCGTCCACGGCGGCCGCCGGGCCCGCACCCACCTGCTGTCCATCGCCCAGCTCTCCGGGATTCCGGAGAAGCGGGTGGACGAGGTGCTGGCCGTCGTCGGCCTCAAGGACGCGGCCCGGCAGCGCACGAAGGGCTTCTCGCTCGGCATGGGCCAGCGCCTGGGCATCGCCACGGCGCTGCTCGGCGACCCCCAGGTGCTCCTGTTCGACGAGCCGGTCAACGGGCTCGACCCCGAGGGCATCCTCTGGGTCCGCAACCTGATGCGCCGGCTCGCCGCCGAGGGCCGCACCGTGTTCGTCTCCTCGCACCTGATGAGCGAGATGGCCCTGACCGCCGACCACCTGATCGTCATCGGCCGCGGACGGCTGCTGGCCGACATGGGCACGCAGGATTTCATCGCGCACAACTCGGCCGGATTCGCTCGGGTGCGTGCGGCCGACACCGATCCGGATGGCCGGGAGAAGCTGGGAAGGGCCCTCGTCAAGGCGGGCGGACGGGTCCTCCAGGAGCCCGACGGAGCACTGCGCGTGACCGGCCTGGAGCTGCCCGGCATCTCCGACCTCGCGCACGCGGCCGGCGTACGGCTGTGGGAGCTGTCCCCGCACCGGGCCTCGCTGGAGGAGGCGTACATGCGGATGACCCAGTCCGCCGTCGAGTACACCTCCACCGAGGACCCGCGGGCCGAGCTGTGGGAGCAGGACCCGCTGGCCCTCCCGGCCTGGGAGGACGGGCCGGCGGCCCCGGAGGTCCCGCAGGCGGGCTTCTTCGCCCCGCCGCCTCCCGGGGCGGGCGGGAAGCCCTTCCTGATGCCCAGCAAGCCCGGCGAGCTCGCGAGCACCGCCAAGGACTCCGCGGAGGACCCCCGATGA
- a CDS encoding ABC transporter permease subunit, with product MALSAVLTSEWTKIRTVASTSWTLATAFLVTVAMGAGLCAVVNATFDSIPEPEQLAFDPTQMSFSGMLFGQVAVLIFAAMVVGSEYSTGMIRSSLAAVPVRGSLLLGKLTVATALTLVVGLATGFLSFFVGQALLGEHATTLGEENVLRAVIGVGLYMALLALFAMGVSMMLRNTAAAISILISFVLILPIVLSVVDATRKIAYYLPNQAGSAIMQTVSSPVGPSDAPYGPWGGLGIMLLWVAASVAGGCLVLNKRDA from the coding sequence ATGGCCCTCTCCGCCGTCCTCACCTCCGAGTGGACCAAGATCCGTACCGTCGCCTCCACCAGCTGGACGCTCGCCACCGCGTTCCTGGTGACCGTGGCCATGGGCGCAGGTCTGTGCGCCGTGGTCAACGCGACCTTCGACTCCATTCCGGAGCCGGAACAGCTCGCCTTCGACCCCACCCAGATGAGCTTCTCCGGGATGCTCTTCGGCCAGGTGGCCGTGCTCATCTTCGCGGCCATGGTGGTCGGCAGCGAGTACAGCACCGGCATGATCCGCAGCTCCCTCGCCGCCGTGCCGGTCCGCGGCTCCCTGCTGCTGGGGAAGCTCACCGTGGCCACCGCCCTCACCCTGGTGGTCGGCCTCGCGACCGGGTTCCTGTCCTTCTTCGTCGGCCAGGCCCTCCTCGGCGAGCACGCCACCACGCTCGGCGAGGAGAACGTCCTGCGCGCGGTGATCGGCGTCGGCCTCTACATGGCACTGCTCGCGCTGTTCGCCATGGGTGTGTCGATGATGCTGCGCAACACCGCCGCCGCGATCTCGATCCTGATCAGCTTCGTCCTGATCCTTCCCATCGTCCTCAGCGTGGTCGACGCCACGCGCAAGATCGCCTACTACCTGCCCAACCAGGCCGGCTCGGCGATCATGCAGACGGTGTCCTCCCCCGTCGGTCCCTCGGACGCGCCCTACGGCCCGTGGGGCGGGCTCGGGATCATGCTCCTGTGGGTGGCCGCCTCCGTCGCCGGGGGCTGTCTCGTCCTCAACAAGAGGGACGCCTGA
- a CDS encoding ABC transporter ATP-binding protein: MIELEGLTKRFGAKTAVDNLSFQVRPGVVTGFLGPNGAGKSTTMRMMLDLDNPTSGAVRIYGKRYRDLQEPLKHVGALLDAKAMHGGRTAYNNLLCLAQSNRIPERRVGEVLDLVGLTAVARKKSKGFSLGMGQRLGIAAALLGDPQILMFDEPVNGLDPEGILWIRNLMKGLAAEGRTVFVSSHLMSEMALTADHLIVIGQGRLLADTSMADFIHQNSRSYVRVRSPQQEQLKDILHEAGIGAVSAGADGALEVDGAGAEQLGELAARHQVVLHELSPQRASLEEAFMRMTADSVEYHAHAPGTPGAPGTAADNPARPADVPAWGAGFDSARKGGQ, encoded by the coding sequence ATGATCGAGCTTGAGGGCCTTACTAAACGATTCGGCGCGAAGACCGCCGTGGACAACCTCAGCTTCCAGGTCAGACCGGGGGTGGTGACCGGCTTCCTCGGCCCCAACGGGGCCGGCAAGTCGACCACCATGCGCATGATGCTGGATCTGGACAATCCGACCAGTGGTGCGGTCCGGATCTACGGGAAGCGCTACCGGGACCTCCAGGAACCGCTGAAGCACGTCGGGGCGCTGCTGGACGCGAAGGCCATGCACGGTGGCCGCACCGCCTACAACAACCTCCTCTGCCTGGCCCAGTCGAACCGCATCCCGGAGCGGCGGGTCGGCGAGGTGCTGGACCTGGTGGGGCTGACGGCCGTGGCCAGGAAGAAGTCCAAAGGTTTTTCGCTGGGCATGGGGCAACGGCTGGGAATCGCCGCCGCATTGCTGGGCGACCCGCAGATCCTCATGTTCGACGAACCGGTCAATGGTCTGGATCCCGAGGGCATTCTGTGGATCCGCAATCTGATGAAGGGCCTGGCGGCAGAGGGGCGCACGGTCTTCGTGTCCTCCCACCTGATGAGCGAAATGGCCCTGACCGCAGACCATTTGATCGTCATCGGACAGGGAAGACTACTGGCCGATACCTCTATGGCTGATTTCATTCACCAGAACTCCCGCAGTTACGTCCGCGTGCGCTCGCCGCAGCAGGAACAGCTCAAGGACATCCTGCACGAGGCCGGGATCGGCGCCGTCAGCGCCGGCGCCGACGGCGCGCTGGAAGTCGACGGCGCGGGCGCGGAACAGCTCGGCGAGCTGGCCGCCCGGCACCAGGTCGTGCTGCACGAACTCAGCCCGCAGCGGGCTTCACTGGAGGAAGCGTTCATGCGTATGACGGCGGACTCCGTCGAATACCACGCCCACGCACCGGGCACACCCGGCGCACCCGGCACGGCCGCCGACAACCCGGCCCGGCCGGCCGACGTCCCCGCCTGGGGCGCCGGCTTCGACTCGGCGCGCAAGGGCGGGCAGTGA
- a CDS encoding cellulose-binding protein, with protein MSDTSSPFGFELVRRGYDRGQVDDRITKLVSDRDSALGRINSLEKRIEELHLETQNAQAQVNDAEPSYAGLGARVEKILRLAEEEAKDLREEARRAAEQHRELAESAAQQVRNDAESFAADRKTKAEDEGVRIVEKAKGDAATLRAEAQKDAASKREEADALFEETRAKAAQAAADFETNLAKRREQSERDLASRQAKAEKRLAEIEHRAEQLRLEAEKLRTDAERRARQTVETAQRQAEDIVADANAKADRIRSESERELAALTNRRDSINAQLTNVREMLATLTGAAVAAANPIVDDEPVSRGVPAQQSR; from the coding sequence ATGAGCGACACTTCCTCCCCCTTCGGCTTCGAGCTCGTGCGGCGTGGTTATGACCGCGGTCAGGTGGACGACCGCATTACCAAGCTGGTCTCCGACCGCGACAGCGCCCTTGGACGTATCAACTCTCTGGAAAAGCGGATCGAGGAGCTGCACCTCGAAACGCAGAACGCCCAGGCCCAGGTGAACGACGCCGAGCCGTCGTACGCGGGTCTCGGCGCCCGGGTCGAGAAGATCCTTCGGCTGGCCGAGGAGGAGGCGAAGGACCTGCGCGAGGAGGCCCGTCGCGCGGCCGAGCAGCACCGTGAGCTCGCCGAGTCGGCCGCCCAGCAGGTGCGCAACGACGCCGAGTCGTTCGCGGCGGACCGCAAGACGAAGGCGGAGGACGAGGGCGTCCGCATCGTCGAGAAGGCCAAGGGCGACGCCGCCACCCTGCGCGCCGAGGCCCAGAAGGACGCGGCCTCCAAGCGCGAGGAGGCCGACGCGCTGTTCGAGGAGACCCGCGCCAAGGCCGCCCAGGCCGCCGCCGACTTCGAGACCAACCTGGCCAAGCGCCGTGAGCAGTCGGAGCGCGACCTGGCCTCCCGTCAGGCGAAGGCCGAGAAGCGGCTCGCGGAGATCGAGCACCGCGCCGAGCAGCTGCGCCTGGAGGCCGAGAAGCTGCGTACGGACGCCGAGCGCCGGGCCCGCCAGACCGTGGAGACCGCGCAGCGCCAGGCCGAGGACATCGTGGCCGACGCCAACGCCAAGGCGGACCGCATCCGCAGCGAGTCGGAGCGCGAGCTGGCGGCGCTCACCAACCGTCGCGACTCGATCAACGCGCAGCTGACCAACGTCCGCGAGATGCTGGCGACGCTCACCGGTGCGGCCGTCGCGGCGGCCAACCCGATCGTGGACGACGAGCCGGTCAGCCGCGGCGTCCCGGCGCAGCAGAGCCGCTGA